Proteins co-encoded in one Papaver somniferum cultivar HN1 chromosome 5, ASM357369v1, whole genome shotgun sequence genomic window:
- the LOC113283624 gene encoding receptor-like protein kinase FERONIA: MVPFHNFSSMNHNTNNYKDKNKSSSSCSNTNAFIVFIFCTSIFFFSIDSTSAETSTTPSSSYSSTDKLLINCGAAGDAKDPDGLEWTTDIGSKFAPSDSSPPSLTSPASIQDPSVPEIPFMTARVFRSEFTYTFPVSSGRKFVRLYFYPASYSGLNASDSLFSVTAGPYTLLSNFSASQTSQALNFAFIIKEFSIPVTDENERLNITFTPSSTSKSSYAFVNGIQVVSMPDIYSNDGTSAFIVGESSPFSIDNSTALENVFRLNVGGNYISPTKDAGLLRSWSDDSPHIFGAGFGVTDTISPNVTIEYPPGMPDYVAPKDVYATARTMGPDLNINKNYNLTWIFSIDPGFYYLVRLHFCEIQAVMTKINQRVFQIFINNQTAEEAADVVGWAGKNRVPVYKDYVVYVPQGNGAQQDMWLALHPNTASKSNYYDAILNGVEIFKINITNGSLAGPNPIPLPKQETIDPDSARSSGKSKNQTGAIAGGVIGGVAAISCLGCLILFLVGRRRRREGDGKGRGKESSAGDGPSGWLPLSQYSNSHSGGSAKTSATGKSYASSVLASNLCRHFSFAEIKAATKNFNEGLILGVGGFGKVYAGEIDGGTTKVAIKRGNPLSDQGVNEFQTEIEMLSKLRHRHLVSLIGYCEDNSEMILVYDHMAHGTLREHLYKTQNPALSWKQRLEICIGSARGLHYLHTGAKHTIIHRDVKTTNILLDEKWVAKVSDFGLSKTGPALDHTHVSTVVKGSFGYLDPEYFRRQQLTEKSDVYSFGVVLFEVLCARPALNPSLAKEQVCLSEWAIHCCKKGIIDQIVDPFLKGKIAPECLKKFTETAEKCLDDIGANRPSMGDVLWNLEFALQLQESAEENGLVKVEDLSMTDGQPNYKKDPNDLKSADTSSTVNTTSMSIGGQSVASEDSDGLTPSAVFSQIMNPKGR, encoded by the coding sequence ATGGTTCCGTTTCATAATTTTAGCTCCATGAATCACAATACTAATAATTACAAGGACAAGAAcaagtcttcttcttcttgttccaaCACAAATGCATTTATTGTCTTCATCTTCTGCAcctcaatcttcttcttttcaatCGATTCCACCTCTGCTGAAACTTCTACTACACCATCATCATCGTATTCATCCACTGATAAGCTTCTTATAAACTGTGGCGCCGCCGGAGATGCTAAAGATCCCGATGGTCTCGAATGGACAACCGACATTGGTTCTAAATTCGCACCATCTGATTCATCTCCACCATCATTAACATCCCCTGCTTCAATTCAAGACCCATCAGTTCCTGAAATCCCATTCATGACTGCTCGTGTATTCCGCTCTGAATTCACATACACTTTCCCGGTCTCATCCGGTCGGAAATTCGTCCGGCTCTACTTCTACCCTGCTTCGTATTCCGGCCTCAACGCTTCCGATTCTCTGTTTTCTGTCACTGCTGGTCCGTATACACTCCTTAGTAATTTCAGTGCTTCTCAGACTAGCCAAGCCCTCAATTTTGCTTTCATTATCAAGGAATTTTCCATCCCTGTAACTGATGAGAATGAGAGGTTGAACATAACATTCACACCCTCTTCCACCTCCAAATCATCGTATGCTTTCGTCAATGGGATCCAGGTCGTGTCCATGCCTGATATTTACAGTAACGACGGTACTAGTGCCTTTATCGTCGGAGAGTCGTCTCCTTTCAGCATTGACAACAGTACTGCACTCGAGAATGTCTTCCGTCTGAATGTAGGTGGAAATTACATTTCTCCAACCAAAGATGCAGGCTTGTTGCGTTCTTGGTCCGATGATTCACCTCACATCTTCGGGGCAGGCTTCGGTGTGACTGATACGATTAGTCCTAACGTCACAATTGAGTATCCTCCAGGGATGCCGGACTATGTTGCTCCTAAAGATGTTTATGCCACTGCTAGAACAATGGGGCCTGATCTGAACATCAACAAGAATTACAACCTCACTTGGATATTCTCCATAGATCCAGGTTTCTACTACTTGGTTAGGCTTCATTTCTGTGAGATCCAAGCGGTTATGACAAAGATTAATCAGAGGGTTTTTCAAATCTTCATCAATAATCAAACTGCTGAGGAAGCCGCGGATGTTGTTGGTTGGGCAGGGAAGAATAGAGTTCCTGTATACAAGGATTACGTCGTTTACGTTCCACAGGGAAATGGTGCTCAACAAGATATGTGGCTTGCACTGCATCCAAACACGGCATCCAAGTCCAACTATTATGATGCCATCTTAAATGGAGTGGAGATTTTTAAAATTAACATCACCAATGGAAGCCTCGCTGGACCTAATCCAATTCCATTGCCTAAacaagaaacaattgatcctgattCAGCTAGATCATCGGGAAAGTCAAAGAACCAAACTGGAGCCATTGCTGGAGGTGTTATAGGTGGTGTTGCCGCAATCTCCTGTCTTGGTTGCTTAATTTTGTTTCTGGTGGGACGGCGCAGAAGACGTGAAGGGGATGGGAAAGGGAGGGGAAAGGAGTCTAGTGCTGGCGATGGGCCTTCAGGGTGGCTTCCACTTTCACAATATAGCAATTCACATTCTGGAGGTTCTGCAAAGACAAGTGCTACAGGCAAAAGCTATGCTTCTTCAGTTCTTGCCTCGAACCTCTGTCGTCACTTCTCATTTGCTGAAATTAAAGCTGCTACGAAGAACTTCAATGAAGGTCTAATCCTCGGAGTTGGTGGTTTTGGCAAAGTTTACGCGGGTGAAATTGATGGCGGAACCACTAAAGTTGCTATCAAGCGAGGAAATCCACTCTCAGATCAAGGTGTGAATGAGTTCCAAACAGAGATTGAGATGCTTTCCAAGCTCAGACATAGACATCTTGTCTCTCTAATTGGTTACTGTGAGGACAACTCTGAAATGATCCTCGTGTATGACCACATGGCACACGGAACCCTTCGAGAGCACCTTTACAAGACTCAAAACCCTGCGCTCTCATGGAAACAAAGGCTTGAGATCTGCATTGGGTCTGCTCGTGGTTTACATTACCTGCATACTGGTGCAAAACACACCATCATCCACCGAGATGTGAAGACCACAAACATTCTGTTAGATGAGAAATGGGTCGCAAAGGTTTCTGATTTTGGGTTGTCAAAGACAGGGCCAGCTTTGGATCACACTCATGTCAGCACAGTTGTGAAGGGTAGTTTTGGGTACTTGGATCCAGAGTACTTCAGGAGGCAGCAATTGACAGAGAAATCCGATGTCTATTCGTTCGGTGTTGTACTGTTTGAGGTACTGTGCGCAAGACCGGCACTTAATCCATCTCTAGCCAAGGAGCAAGTTTGCTTATCTGAATGGGCCATACACTGCTGCAAGAAGGGAATCATTGATCAAATCGTCGACCCATTTTTGAAAGGGAAGATTGCGCCGGAGTGTCTTAAGAAGTTTACAGAGACAGCTGAGAAGTGTTTGGACGATATAGGAGCAAACCGGCCGTCGATGGGTGATGTTCTCTGGAACCTTGAGTTTGCATTGCAGCTGCAGGAGAGTGCTGAAGAAAACGGTCTAGTGAAAGTGGAAGACTTGAGCATGACTGATGGTCAACCAAACTACAAGAAAGATCCAAATGATTTGAAGTCAGCAGACACATCGAGTACCGTAAATACGACAAGCATGAGCATCGGTGGACAGAGCGTTGCTAGTGAAGATTCGGATGGCTTGACTCCTAGTGCTGTTTTCTCGCAGATCATGAACCCAAAAGGCCGTTAA
- the LOC113283625 gene encoding mannan endo-1,4-beta-mannosidase 6-like, with the protein MYLASKCSWFNNNCVNMINTQREKPKLLGYKTKMSSIHLLVIMSIFWLSFVVGKSSSNSVCADDNSVDIGLSVPDGVVAPDQHFGGGGPASVESSTTNYLSSTSSSDEYGLEDGDFDDLLGSEQEWEMVSRKGNQFVILPTSMSKQQDTVRPFYVNGFNTYWLMLFAADDSTKGKVSQIFQEASSVGLTVCRTWAFNDGGWRALQKSPGVYDEDIFKALDFVLSEAKKYKIRLVMSLVNNWESYGGKSQYVKWGKEFAGLTNLTSDDDFFTHPTLRTYYKNHVKTLLNRVNTFTNVTYKNDPTIFAWELMNEARCSSDPSGDTLQAWIQEMAMHVKSIDPNHLLEIGVEGFYGPLTPDRVQLNPNKVAQQVGTDFIRNHQALGIDFASVHMYADSWISPSVSNAHIKFVTSWMKSHIEDAEKKLGGMPVIFSEFGVSVRDSGYNASFRDTLISTVYKTILDSTKKGGSGAGSLLWQIFPEDTEYMNDGYAIVLSKSPATSNIISLHSTRLMLFNSRCSWRCRWVCSKKKNALPSVDVDDQ; encoded by the exons ATGTACCTCGCTAGCAAGTGCAGTTGGTTTAACAATAATTGTGTAAACATGATCAACACCCAGAGGGAAAAACCCAAATTACTTGGTTATAAAACAAAAATGTCATCAATTCATCTCTTAGTAATAATGTCAATCTTTTGGTTATCGTTTGTCGTTGGAAAATCGTCCAGCAATTCGGTTTGTGCTGACGATAATAGTGTTGATATTGGTCTTAGTGTTCCTGACGGAGTAGTTGCACCTGATCAGCACTTCGGAGGGGGAGGACCAGCGTCGGTGGAGAGTAGTACTACCAATTATCTCTCATCGACTTCTTCTTCTGATGAATATGGTTTAGAAGAtggagattttgatgatctgctgGGGAGTGAACAGGAATGGGAGATGGTGTCAAGGAAAGGAAATCAATTCGTAATTTTGCCAACTTCGATGTCAAAGCAACAGGATACGGTTAGGCCTTTCTATGTCAATGGGTTCAATACATACTGGTTGATGCTATTTGCAGCGGATGATTCGACCAAAGGTAAAGTGAGTCAAATATTTCAAGAAGCCTCCTCAGTGGGACTCACTGTGTGTAGGACTTGGGCGTTTAATGATGGTGGATGGAGAGCCCTTCAAAAATCGCCTGGAGTCTATGACGAAGACATTTTCAAG GCACTGGATTTTGTATTAAGTGAAGCGAAGAAGTATAAGATCAGGCTTGTCATGTCATTAGTCAATAACTGGGAATCCTACGGCGGCAAATCCCAATATGTGAAATGGGGAAAAGAATTTGCAGGTCTTACTAATCTCACTTCAGATGACGATTTCTTCACGCATCCAACTCTCAGAACCTACTATAAGAATCATGTCAAG ACGCTTCTTAATCGAGTGAACACGTTTACGAATGTGACATACAAGAATGATCCTACAATTTTTGCTTGGGAATTGATGAACGAGGCTAGGTGCTCATCTGATCCATCCGGAGATACGTTGCAG GCATGGATCCAAGAAATGGCAATGCACGTTAAATCCATCGATCCGAACCACCTCTTGGAAATTGGAGTGGAAGGATTTTATGGCCCTTTGACGCCAGACAGAGTTCAACTCAATCCAAACAAGGTAGCCCAACAAGTAGGAACTGACTTTATCCGGAACCACCAGgctttgggtattgattttgctTCGGTTCACATGTACGCAGATTCTTG GATCTCCCCATCGGTTTCAAATGCACACATAAAATTTGTGACGTCGTGGATGAAATCTCACATAGAAGATGCTGAGAAGAAGCTTGGTGGGATGCCCGTAATATTTTCAGAGTTTGGAGTATCGGTGAGGGACAGCGGATACAATGCATCGTTCAGAGACACGTTAATAAGCACAGTGTACAAAACGATATTGGATTCAACAAAGAAAGGAGGGAGCGGAGCTGGAAGTCTGCTATGGCAGATCTTCCCAGAGGATACTGAGTACATGAATGATGGATACGCAATTGTTCTATCAAAGTCTCCGGCGACATCAAACATTATCTCTCTTCATTCCACTAGGCTTATGCTCTTCAACTCTCGCTGCTCTTGGAGGTGCCGTTGGGTTTGCAGCAAGAAGAAAAATGCATTGCCATCTGTAGACGTAGACGACCAGTAG